The following proteins are co-located in the Toxotes jaculatrix isolate fToxJac2 chromosome 9, fToxJac2.pri, whole genome shotgun sequence genome:
- the slitrk3a gene encoding SLIT and NTRK-like protein 3, with protein MLWVTLLSTIALGWTTPIPLIEDSEEIDEPCFEPCYCEVKEGIFHVHCDSKGFTNVSQISQIWSRPFKLNLQRNSMRKLYFNSFLHLNNAISINLGNNALQDIHAGAFNGLGILKRLFLHENKLEVFRNDTFLGLESLEYLQADYNVIKRIESGAFRHLHKLRVLILNDNLIPVLPNYLFRSVSLTHLDLRGNRLKTLPYRGTLEYVGRSLMEIQLEENPWNCVCEIVQLKTWLERIPYTALVGEITCEYPFHLHGKDLREIKRSELCPLLSDAEIEAKLGIPRVPFSNENTWPTKPSSMLSSFHNTASSVEYKERVVKPTKRPRPTKNPPTPRSIYPGINQPPIAGYQTRPPIPIICPAGCICNLHINDLGLTVNCKEKSFHNISELLPRPLNAKKLYLSGNLIQKIYRSDFWNFSSLDLLHLGNNRISYVQEGAFINLPNLKSLYLNGNDIERLTPGMFRGLQMLSYLYFEYNVIREIQPNSFSLMPNLQLVFLNDNLLRSLPTDAFSGTKLTRLNLRNNYFLSLPVRGVLEHLTSIVQIDLHQNPWDCSCDIIPLKQWLEKLSSVIVVGDVICKTPNFALGKDLRSLEVEVICPELKYSSGPSPALPGGDDLTTGSSDMGEAGGRGAVPLSVLILSLLILFISAVFVAAGLFAFVLRRRKKLPFRKRSEVDLTGIQMQCRIFEDPPRQSSAGNTGTPEKPPPSMHTHAHTSHTHAHGHVYDYIPHPVTQMCNNPIYKPREGEIAEEDRAQFSEKKDNGSSSSNSNYRTLLEKEREWTLAVSNSQLNTIVTVNHTTADMAGFHENGGLCPTVIDSQRPTPTVGFVDCLYGTVPKLKDMHVAHAHPPGMQYPDLQQDARLKETLLFTAGKGCYPDPSQSDYLELRAKLQTKPDYLEVLEKSYRF; from the coding sequence ATGCTGTGGGTTACCTTGCTGAGCACCATAGCCTTAGGATGGACCACCCCGATCCCACTAATAGAGGACTCCGAGGAGATCGACGAGCCCTGCTTCGAGCCCTGCTACTGCGAAGTCAAAGAGGGCATTTTCCACGTCCACTGTGACAGTAAAGGATTTACAAATGTCAGCCAGATCTCGCAGATATGGAGCCGGCCTTTCAAACTCAACCTGCAGAGAAATTCCATGAGGAAGCTTTACTTCAATAGCTTCCTCCATCTAAACAATGCCATTTCCATCAATCTGGGTAACAACGCATTGCAAGATATCCACGCTGGAGCGTTCAATGGCTTAGGAATACTCAAACGGCTGTTcctacatgaaaacaaactagAAGTTTTCCGGAATGACACTTTTCTGGGGTTGGAGAGTTTAGAGTATCTCCAGGCGGACTACAATGTTATCAAAAGGATTGAAAGTGGTGCATTCAGGCACCTTCACAAATTGAGAGTGCTCATACTAAATGACAATCTGATCCCCGTGCTCCCAAATTATCTTTTCCGGTCTGTGTCACTCACACATCTGGacctcagaggaaacagactaaAGACACTGCCGTATAGGGGCACGCTGGAGTACGTTGGGAGGAGCTTAATGGAAATCCAGCTGGAGGAGAATCCctggaactgtgtgtgtgagattgtcCAATTAAAAACGTGGCTAGAGAGAATCCCTTATACGGCTTTGGTAGGTGAGATCACATGTGAATACCCATTCCACCTACATGGGAAAGACTTACGGGAAATCAAGCGCAGTGAGCTCTGTCCGCTGCTCTCCGATGCAGAGATTGAGGCCAAGCTGGGAATTCCCCGGGTCCCATTTAGCAATGAGAACACATGGCCTACTAAACCTTCCTCCATGCTCTCCTCCTTTCACAACACAGCATCTTCTGTGGAATACAAGGAAAGAGTTGTCAAGCCTACCAAACGACCTCGGCCCACAAAGAACCCCCCAACGCCTCGTAGCATCTACCCAGGCATCAACCAACCCCCTATTGCTGGCTACCAAACAAGGCCTCCTATCCCCATAATTTGTCCAGCTGGATGTATTTGCAACCTTCACATCAATGACCTGGGGCTGACGGTGAACTGCAAAGAGAAAAGCTTTCACAACATCTCTGAGCTCCTCCCTCGGCCCCTCAATGCCAAGAAATTGTATCTCAGTGGGAACCTAATACAGAAAATCTACCGTTCTGATTTCTGGAATTTCTCAAGTTTGGATTTACTGCATTTAGGGAATAATCGGATATCCTACGTCCAGGAGGGCGCCTTTATTAACCTGCCAAATTTGAAAAGTTTATACCTGAATGGAAATGACATTGAGAGGCTCACCCCTGGGATGTTTCGAGGGCTTCAGATGTTGAGTTATCTTTACTTTGAGTATAATGTCATACGTGAGATACAACCCAACTCTTTCTCCCTAATGCCAAATCTCCAGCTGGTTTTCCTCAATGACAATCTCTTACGCTCCCTGCCCACTGACGCCTTCTCTGGCACCAAGCTTACACGCCTCAACCTTCGCAACAACTACTTCCTTTCCCTGCCTGTCCGTGGCGTTCTGGAGCATCTGACCTCCATTGTCCAGATTGACCTCCACCAGAACCCCTGGGACTGCTCTTGTGATATAATTCCCCTCAAACAGTGGCTGGAAAAGCTCTCCTCTGTCATCGTGGTGGGAGATGTCATCTGCAAGACACCTAACTTTGCTTTAGGGAAGGATCTGCGTTCACTGGAAGTTGAGGTCATCTGTCCTGAGCTTAAGTATTCCTCCGGTCCTTCGCCAGCCCTGCCTGGTGGGGATGACCTCACCACGGGGAGCTCTGATATGGGGGAGGCAGGTGGGAGAGGAGCAGTTCCACTGTCTGTCCTCATCCTCAGCCTGCTCATACTATTCATCTCTGCTGTATTTGTGGCTGCCGGGCTTTTCGCTTTCGTTCTCCGTCGCAGGAAGAAGCTACCCTTCCGGAAACGTTCTGAGGTAGATCTGACAGGGATCCAGATGCAGTGCAGGATTTTTGAGGACCCACCGAGGCAGAGTAGCGCCGGTAACACAGGCACACCAGAGAAACCGCCACccagtatgcacacacacgctcacactagtcacacacatgcccacGGTCACGTTTATGATTACATCCCCCACCCGGTGACTCAGATGTGTAACAACCCCATCTATAAGCCTAGAGAGGGCGAGAtagcagaggaagacagagctCAGTTTtcagagaagaaagacaatGGCAGTAGCAGTAGCAACAGTAACTACAGGACCTtgttagagaaagagagagagtggaccCTGGCCGTCTCCAACTCTCAACTCAACACCATTGTCACAGTCAACCACACCACGGCTGACATGGCAGGATTTCATGAGAACGGAGGGCTCTGCCCTACAGTGATTGACAGTCAGAGGCCCACGCCGACAGTGGGCTTTGTAGACTGTTTGTATGGGACAGTACCCAAACTAAAGGACATGCATGTGGCGCATGCGCACCCACCAGGCATGCAGTACCCCGATTTGCAGCAGGATGCACGGCTGAAGGAGACATTGCTTTTTACGGCGGGGAAAGGCTGCTACCCCGACCCGTCCCAAAGCGATTACCTCGAGTTAAGGGCCAAACTTCAAACCAAGCCGGATTACCTCGAAGTCTTGGAAAAATCTTACCGGTTTTAA